Proteins found in one Dermacentor silvarum isolate Dsil-2018 chromosome 8, BIME_Dsil_1.4, whole genome shotgun sequence genomic segment:
- the LOC119461035 gene encoding uncharacterized protein LOC119461035 isoform X2, with protein sequence MKPRTSCVALGVLVAALFLTETTGVPTEPSATTSEPCPTPLCSGPRCRGTKLGPNGCQVCDCDGPEQCPVVQCAPGCRAEETAPEGRCPTCVCNAAPTYSNREVDVPCFTPLLREALRRLAEVEEQLHQLRHLTQENGMRLHRLLPPAEHHPHHQPHHHQPHHPAPPHAGNPEALPQPAPAVPAGGDAQHANSTA encoded by the exons ATGAAGCCACGGACAAGTTGTGTCGCTCTGGGTGTCCTCGTCGCGGCGCTGTTCCTTACAGAGACGACAG GTGTCCCGACCGAGCCATCGGCGACGACGTCCGAGCCCTGCCCGACGCCACTGTGTTCGGGACCCAGGTGCCGGGGCACCAAGTTGGGCCCAAACGGTTGCCAGGTGTGCGACTGCGACGGGCCTGAACAGTGCCCCGTCGTGCAATGCGCTCCAGGATGCAGGGCCGAAGAGACCGCTCCGGAAGGACGATGTCCCACCTGCGTCTGCAATG CTGCGCCGACGTACAGCAACCGCGAGGTGGACGTGCCCTGTTTCACGCCCCTGCTGCGAGAGGCCTTGCGACGCCTGGCCGAAGTTGAGGAGCAGCTGCACCAGCTGCGACACCTGACCCAAGAGAACGGGATGAGGCTGCACAGGCTCCTGCCCCCTGCCGAGCACCATCCGCATCACCAGCCGCACCACCACCAGCCTCACCATCCGGCACCGCCACACGCCGGTAACCCGGAAGCCCTGCCCCAGCCTGCCCCCGCAGTGCCAGCTGGCGGCGATGCGCAGCATGCGAACAGCACCGCTTGA
- the LOC119462080 gene encoding extracellular superoxide dismutase [Cu-Zn], whose amino-acid sequence PGYISLLRGTATTNDDDSEDEGGESGVDRHTKERKSGRVLSNTLESKLHGEDYDSDEVGGNDQEGSQRSHNRSHHQHHGKEPSLHHDSEAAHHGPRHGEQNRLLHREDAKELKLSATQYDFAICRLQPNTAIAKELQQPVHGLISLWQQKGGRDLNVHVHVMGLKVNDSARDHRAFMHGMHVHQLGNLSDSCQSTGPHFNPTNTTHGDRRSTVRHVGDFGNIACDKHGESNVIFTDTVASLTGPHSIVGRSINIHASMDDLGRNTDNPASVSSGDSGPRVACCVVEKVDKLPQLSSKAARRILRDIMQPFSDFESE is encoded by the exons CCTGGATACATTTCACTCCTTCGTGGAACAGCCACGACCAATGACGACGATTCTGAGGATGAAGGTGGCGAATCAGGTGTCGACAGACACACAAAGGAGAGAAAGTCTGGCCGCGTACTGAGCAACACCCTCGAGTCTAAGCTTCACGGCGAGGACTATGATAGCGACGAGGTTGGCGGGAACGACCAGGAAGGAAGTCAACGAAGCCACAACCGTAGCCACCACCAGCACCACGGCAAGGAGCCCAGCCTGCACCACGACTCCGAGGCGGCGCATCACGGCCCACGACACGGAGAGCAGAACCGGCTACTGCATCGGGAAGATGCCAAGGAATTGAAGC TTTCGGCCACCCAGTACGACTTTGCTATCTGCCGGCTACAGCCAAATACAGCCATCGCGAAGGAGCTTCAGCAGCCAGTGCACGGACTGATCAGCCTCTGGCAACAG AAAGGTGGCCGTGATCTGAACGTGCACGTGCACGTGATGGGGCTCAAGGTGAATGACAGCGCACGCGATCACCGAGCCTTCATGCACGGCATGCATGTGCATCAGCTGGGAAACCTGAGCGACAGCTGTCAGTCAACCGGGCCTCACTTCAACCCGACCAACACCACGCACGGCGATCGCAGATCGACCGTGAG GCACGTTGGGGATTTCGGGAACATTGCCTGTGACAAGCATGGCGAGAGCAACGTCATTTTCACTGACACGGTAGCATCTCTCACTGGCCCTCACTCCATTGTGGGTCGTTCCATCAAC ATTCACGCTAGCATGGACGATCTCGGCAGGAACACGGACAACCCCGCGAGCGTGTCGTCCGGAGATTCTGGGCCCCGGGTCGCCTGTTGCGTGGTCGAGAAAGTGGACAAGCTGCCGCAGCTGAGCAGCAAGGCCGCTCGGCGAATCCTGCGCGACATCATGCAGCCGTTCAGCGACTTTGAGAGCGAGTGA